A genome region from Colwellia sp. Arc7-D includes the following:
- a CDS encoding phosphoglycolate phosphatase: MKKGNKTVLLFDLDGTLLDSAPDLAAAINEMLISLSLKVFSQEVIRGWVGNGAKTLVERALLHSINNQSENRKFSEAEINNALAIFLTYYQQKLCVESVLYNGVKKTLLALKKQGYRLAIITNKPTIFIAPIIASYNLTDLFELQLGGDSLKERKPHPLPLLHACKVLNVSTDECIMIGDSKNDILAAKAANMQSIGLTYGYNYGEDINTHKPDWCLDTFPELIPLLDKVFS; encoded by the coding sequence ATGAAAAAAGGCAATAAAACTGTACTGCTATTCGATCTAGACGGTACTTTGCTTGACAGTGCACCAGATCTTGCTGCAGCAATAAATGAAATGTTAATTTCACTCAGCTTAAAAGTATTTTCACAAGAAGTTATCCGTGGTTGGGTAGGTAATGGTGCTAAAACCTTAGTTGAGCGTGCTTTATTACATTCTATAAATAACCAGTCTGAAAATAGAAAATTTAGTGAAGCTGAAATAAATAACGCCTTAGCAATATTTTTAACATACTACCAACAGAAGCTCTGTGTTGAGTCTGTATTATATAACGGTGTAAAAAAAACCTTATTAGCGTTAAAAAAACAGGGGTATCGTTTAGCGATTATTACTAATAAACCAACAATATTTATTGCACCTATTATAGCGAGTTATAACTTAACTGATTTATTCGAGTTACAACTTGGCGGAGACAGTTTGAAAGAGCGTAAACCACATCCTCTCCCGTTGTTGCACGCTTGTAAGGTGTTAAACGTTTCCACAGATGAATGTATCATGATAGGTGACTCTAAAAACGATATATTAGCAGCTAAAGCCGCAAATATGCAGAGCATAGGGTTAACTTACGGGTATAACTATGGCGAAGATATTAATACACATAAGCCTGACTGGTGTTTAGATACATTCCCTGAATTAATACCATTATTAGATAAAGTTTTTAGCTAA